Sequence from the Bacillota bacterium genome:
ATTCAAACACGAATTTTCAGGCGCGAAGGATTAAAAAAACTTGTTCAAATTATCCATCTCTTGAATGAAAATTCCGATTGAATCAACGAACAAGTTCCTATGTAGATGAAAGAACAATGTAGGAGGCCTTTCTTCTTTTTTGTTGTTTATTTTTTTTGGCCGCAAAAATATTGTATTATTTAAAATATCAACCATTGTTACCCTGTATCTTGGGAATATTCCCCCCCACCCGAGCAGAAGAACCTAAATTCACGGCGTAAACTAACCGCAATGCCGCTTCTTCAGTTTTTCCATCTCCTTCTGGCCTAGGATATTGGTGTTCATCGTCTTCCTGTAAACCACGAAACGGCAAAAAAGGTATTCCGTGGTCAGGTTGACCAACATGGTGCCCAGCAGGACAACATATTCATTCCAGCCCAGTTTGGTCAGGGCATCACCCCACCATGTTGACAGCGGGGTGAAAACCAAATAAAACCCGGCCACCTTGAGCATGGCTATCGGCACATTTGCCGCAGATTTGAAGGTGAAATGACGGTTCAGGGTAAAATTGTAGAGTACCGAAAGAACAAGAGCAACAAGATAACTGGGCCAGTAAACCAGGCGGACAACGCTGAAGAGTATCGTAAATGTTGTGAATTCAATGATTCCCGCAGAAGCAGAAAAAAGTGTGAATTTGATGATCTGGATTACATTCTGCCTGGCACTTAGCTTGACCGGCAATTCATCTTTCATCGATTGTTCTTTCATGATCGAGTTGAACCTTTCTCCGTTGAATTTCAATAAAGCGGTGCCCCCCACTTTTCTTTGAAGACGATCTCTTCCAGTTTCTTGCGGGGCCGCGCCGGGGGTTCACGATCGCCAACACCTAGTGGGGTCATGGCCACCACCTTGTAGGGTAGGGGAACACTGCAAACAGCACGCGCCTTTTCTTCATCGAACCAGGCCACCCAGCAGGTACCCAACCCTTGCGCATGAGCGGCCAGCATCAACTGCTGCATGGCAATCCCCGCGTCAAGCAGGTAGTATTCCTTCCCGTCTATCTGTCCCGAAGCCGCGGGATCGGCACACAGGACAATGACTACCGGGGCTTCAGCGATGGCCCTCACTGCCGGGTTACTATCGTGAAGGGATTCTGACAGTGCCTTTTTTTTAACCTCATCACGCACGACGATGAAACGCCAACACTGCATATTCTTCCAGGAGGGAGCCACCCGGGCGGCATCAAGAACAAGGCCCAGTATCTCCTCCTTTACCTCGTCTTTACGGAAACGGCGTATGCTGCGTCTACTTTGCAACGCTTTTAGGACATCCATGGAAAATCCTCCTCATGATTCAGGGCCTGTATCCCCTGTTATTTATCTATCAATTATAACATACTTGCCAAATCGGAGACTGCCCGGGGCATCGCCGATAGGTTGCCAATAAAAGATCTCGTATTCTGATTCCTGATTTTTGTCTTTTCCAATATCTCATATGCGGCGTAGGCAATAGCGAAATAAAAGAGTATAGTACTGTCATTTCGAGTGAGCGGCTGTTTTTCTACTCCCTGTCAGATTCCACGCTGCGCTATTCTTGCCAGCCAGGGGCAGGCGTTCTTTCAAGCATTATATAACAGCGTAACGCCTGCGTAGTGCAAAAGACCGCTTGCTCTGAATGACAGCGTAAAAGCCCTGACGGCTGGAGTAAAGTATTGCGACATCAACACCGCATTCATCAAGCACAACGCCTCCCCCTTGCCCGAGATTCCACGCTGCGCTATGCTTACCGGCAAAGGCCGGTGTTCCTGCATTTCTTTACCCCAAAAGCATAACGATTGTATACCAAGGAAAAACCGCTTGCTCTGAATGACAACATTAAAGCATGCTTCCAGCCTAATGGAGAAAAACCGCCCTACCTGTCATTCTGAGGGAGCCGCAGGCGGCCGAAGAATCCCATAGTTGATTATAGGCGATAGGTTGCCAATAAAAGGTCTCGTGTTATTCGTGCACAGGTGCTATAATTCAAGTAAGAACATTTGTACTCAAAACTACAATTATTCTACTGTTGAAAATTTTTAAAACTGCCATGTGAAAGGGGGAAGCGAACAGATGAAGAGAGCGCACCAAAGATTCAAAGCAGTTTTGCTGCTTTGTATGTTTCTACTCTTGCCTTCCCCTGGTGTAATAGCAGAAGGAACCGAGCATGCCAGGATCATATTGAATGATACGGCGTACATAAGTCCCGAGATAGCCGCATCAGTTGTCAATGAACCGGGCAAGCCCGTGGAGGCATTGATTCTCCTGAAAGAACAGGCCGATACGCATGGCACTGCCAAAATGGCCAGGAACCTCATGGAAAGAACTTTGCGCATTCCTGCCGACCGGCAGCAGATCAAATCTTTCTGCCGCAAGGCCGTGGTGAGATCATTGCAGGATGTTGCCGAAAGCACTCAAGGGCCACTGCTCGGCCACCTGAATCTGGAAAAATTACTGGGCCGTGTCATAAACCTGAAAAGTTTTTACATCGTCAACATGATCTACATCGAGGCGCACCCTGCGGTGATAGTGGCCCTCTCCAAAAATCCTGCCGTCAAATCCATACTGCCGAACACATCCTTTGAATTGCAGGAATCGGAAATTGCCGGGAAGGCCATCCCCGCGGAAGAGATTGCGCCATCAGCCCAAACCGTCGAATGGAACATCAGAAGAATCAGGGCTGACGAGGTCTGGGAACAATTCGAGGTGACCGGTGAAGGCGTTGTCGTGGGCGTCATCGATTCCGGCGCTTACTGGCAGCACCCGGCTCTCAAAACAAAATATCGCGGTTACAATCCAGACAATCCCTCCAAGCCCGATAACGAATACAACTGGTATGATGCGGTATACGGTACCTCCGCCCCAAACGATTGCTTGAATTCTTCACATGGCACGCATGTTACCGGGATAATCGTTGCCTCGACGGCAACAAATATATACGGGGCAGCCCCGGGAGCCCGCTGGATAGCCGCCAATGCCTTCAAAACCGACGGAAGTTCCAGCCCATTATATTGTATCGATGCCGCTCAGTACATGCTGGCTCCTAGAAGCGAGGGAGGTCTACCCGATCCGAGCATGGCTCCGGATATTCTCAACTGTTCGTGGGGCATGGTTCCCGATGGCGAGCAAACACTTGATGAATGGTTCAGGCCCATGGTGCTGAATTTACGTTCGGCGGGCATCCTGCCCGTATTTGCCGCAGGAAATGCCAAAAACCCACCCGCAAGGGCCTCCTCCATTCATTCACCGGCGATGTACCCTGAAAGCCTCTCCGTCGCCGCTGTCAACAACCAGAATGTGAGAGCAAGTTTTTCCAACCGGGGCCCGGCAATCCATTATCCGGGGGTAATCAAACCCGACATTTCCGCCCCCGGGGTGGGGATCTATTCCACATTCAAGAATGGCAACTATGGATCAAAAGATGGAACATCCATGGCGACTCCACATATAGCAGGTACCGCAGCATTGATACTGTCTTACAGACCCACGCTTGCTGTAGATGAACTGGAGGATATGATCAGAGAAACGGCCATTCCTCTGACCGGCGGTGCCGACACCGATTCACCCAACCATGGCTACGGGTATGGCCTGGTCGATGCCTATGCAGCCATCAAAGCATTGGGCTGGATAAAAGACCCCAACCTTGAAGCTGCCATCCGTGAGGAATTGGGTATTCCGGAATCAAAGGATATAACCATTGAGGACCTGGAAGAGCTGTCAATGCTGATTGCTACCGGAAAAGGCATCAAAAACCTGGACGGCTTGCAATATGCCATCAATCTGGAGCAGATAGATCTTTCCGGTAATGAAATTACCGATATTGCACCGCTGGTAAGCAACAGCAACAGCGGGGGGCTTGGCCATGGTGATGAAGTTGACCTCCGTAACAATTACCTGGATCTGAGTGAAGGAAGCAGAGCCAGGGAAGATATTGACGCGCTGGAAGCCAACGGGGTTGACGTCATGTATGATCCGCAAAAACAGCCGATCCTTGGGAAGATGTCCCCCCCCGAGTGGGATGGACGCAAAATAAAGTGGAACAAAATCAACTTTGCCGATCACTACAGGTTGAAATTGTACAAAGACAATATCGAGGTTTTTTCAAAAATCTTGAACAACGAATCTCCGGCTGAATATGATATGGCAGGAAAAATAGATGATTCCGGCCACGGGCATTATACCGCCACCATACAGGCCGGGGGAGATGGCAATCCGTGGATAACGGGCGAACCTTCGGACCATTCGGCCAAATTGAAGATCATCGCTGTGCCCGATGCAAACCTTGAAAATCTGCTGAAAATTATCACAGGAATCGATAAAGGCGGTATCAGCGACACCGACATGGCCGGACTGACACAGATCAATTACACCGACAAAAACAAAAAAATCAGCGACCTCACCGGTATTGAATATGCCGTAAATCTTGTTTACATCAAGCTGACCGATCAGAATATCGGCAATATCAGCCCGCTCGCCAGTCTGACCAACCTTCTCTATCTCAACCTTGACAACAACAACATCTCCGACATTTTTCCGCTGGTTATAAACAGCGACGCGGGAGGGTTCAAAACAGGGGGCGACAAGCCGAAAATTTCCCTGAAAAACAACTGCCTGTCACTAGATTCCAGCGGACAGACGATGAACTACATCAACCTGCTCGTTGAACGCGGCATAGAGGTCGATTACATTCCCCAGAGGAAAATAGCTGTTGACTCTGTCACCCTTGACCGCGAAACCCTGGAATTGATGCAGGGCGATACAGCGGTACTGCTTGCAACCATTCATCCCCAAAACGCCAGCAACAAAGAGGTTACCTGGTCCACCAAAAATTCTGCCGTGGCCAGAGTTGACCAATTCGGAAAGGTCGAGGCCATTGGCAGCGGCACGACGAAGATAACGGTTAAATCCGAGGATGGCGGTCATGAAGCAATTTGCACCGTGGATGTGAGTCCCGTGGCCAATAATGGCGATCCTTTGAAGGTCACTTTCCATGACCCTGCTGACAATGAAAGAGATGTCCCGATCAACAAGATAGTGACCGTCGTCTTCAACAAGGATATCAAGCAAGGCGGGAATTATGACGGGATCATGTTGAAGGAAATCAACCAACCCGATCAGGCGATCGCGTTGACCAAAGAAATAGAAGGCCGGAAGATCTTCCTCACCCCTGTTGAAAAATTGAAGTATGGCAATACAATTTATGAACTATCTTTCCCCGTCGGGGCTGTTGAAGATAGCACCGGGAAGAAAAACCCCGCTTTCGAGATTTCTTTCGAGACTCCGCGGTGGCCAATCCGGGTGGAAAGTGTCTCCCTGAACGCCTCACATCTGAAACTATTTTGCGGAGGCGCCACCGCCACCCTGGTCCCCATCGTAAAACCTGACCATGCCTCCGATTGGGAATGCCGGTGGGAGTCAAGCAATCCGGAAACGGCGACGGTGACCAGCGATCGCGCCAGAAACGGGATCATCACCCCCCTGGGTACCGGTTCGACATACATCACGGCCATAATTTCCGATCAGGGGGATGAGCATAGAGCCACCTGTATCGTGGATGCAATCAAATTCGGGGATGTCAACGGTGATGGCAAGGTAGAGGTCGGCGATGCCATAATCCTTCTGCGACATATAGTGGGGCTGAACACCCTCACCGGCCCCTACGAACTGGCAGGGAAAGTAAACGGAGAACCGGAAATTTCCGTCAGCGATGCTATCAGCGTCCTGCGCTACATCGTGCAGCTAATTTCGCAATTTCCGGCCGAGGTTGAAATGTGCAATTGATAGAAATTTGCAACCTCTCGCCTCATCTGCACCCCTTGCAAACACACGGCCCGAAAATTGCCCGTAACAGAAACTGAAATTTTTGCTACCCGGGTTCCATCATTGAAAAATTTGCCGATAAAAATGGTCCGCTTCGTTCCACAGGCCATCCGGTTCAACCGTCTCCCGCCAACACTACCAATCAATGATGGCATACTTGCCCAGGATCCAGCAGTCTCCGCTGCCTCCCTCGTAGTTTATCTTGTACCAGAGATCATTATTCCCCGTCTGGATCTTCTCGATGATAATCCTGGTGCCAAAGTCCAGGCTGTCCTTGACCTGGCTGGCGGTCGAGGGTGCAGAACAGACATTGAGCGTTGATGGGGGTCTGTCGGTACGGTACCACTCATCAAGAAAGACAGCTCCCCGGGGTTGGGTAGTCAGCTCTACATAATATCCGTGAGCCCACCCTTCATGGCCCGGTACTTTGAGCTTGTACCAGTTCTGGCCATTGGACAGGCGCACCATTCCCAGGATCGTAACTTCCGTACCATTTTCCAGGGTAGTCACCACATCATGGCCGGTCCCCGCGCCGCTGCGTACATTCAGGTGAGATCGAGCATCGACGTTGCAAACACGCCCACCATTGTATGTTTTCTGTAGCATATGGTACTGGCTATGGGGCAGCAACGACTCCATGATATTGGCGATCTTGACCCTCCACATCGGATCCGTGGCATATCTGGTGTTCATGCCGTCGAGGTTGGGCCCATGAAAATACTGTCCGCCTTCACTGAGGTAGGCACTGCGAATATATCCGCTGACGTAGATGATACAGTCCGGAACACTGCGGAAAGTCCCTGCATAATTGTACGGGTCGGAATCATAGGCCTTGTAGCCGTAGATATTGTTCTTGTCCCTGGCAATCCTGGATGTACCCCAGGCACTTTCCAGCGCCGCATGAGCCATCAGATAAAGGGCGTTTACCCCCCATGTTTCCTGCGCCCTGATGAAGTCCGAACCCAGATATCTGAAGGGTGAATCAGCCCTCCTTGAGGCAGCCCTGTTCTGCAAAAAGGTAGCGGTTACCTGCGGGTCAGCGGGCACGTCAAGACGCATTATGGCATAGGGCAGCCGTTCCATATAGTAGAAACGGCCCTTGTTGATCAATCGGGAACCGTCTATCAGATAAAAAGTATAATCGTCTTTAACGATGTAATCCCCCACCGGCAAGCTATCAGGTGCAGCAATGATCGGTACCTCAGCCTTCGCGTAGTCAAGGCCGTAAAGATATCCGTTACTTTTTACCCGATGATCGGGCACATGAGCAGGCTCAGGATCAGGACCCGGCGGTGGAGGAGGAGGTGGATCAACTGGTAGCTCTTCGACAATCTGTACAACGTGCCGCAGTATGGTGATGACATCGTTAACATCAACCGCTCCATCCCGGTAAACATCGGCCAGCGCTCTTTGCTCTTCGTCCAGATCGGTTATACCCACGATACTTTGTAGCAGCAGGATAGCATCGCTAACATCGATGCTGCCGTCCCTGTTGACATCACCACAGGCATATTCGCCGGGTGCATCGGCCGACAAGGTTGCCAGCGGCAGGAACGCAAGACAGAATATTGACAATATGGCGAATGCATTGCGGAAAACATGGAATGATTTCAAGAATATGTACCCCTTTCACCTGCAAGCCCTTTTTCTATTCAACTGCATCAAATTGGACAATTGGTTTACATAATACTACCGGTTCTATCTCAATTTCGACATTATTTTCATCAATCCTTTATTTTTCACGTCCGCTCTTTCTGCGTTATGAACTTAATATCATCTGCTTCAGTGTTCAGGAATGTAAAAAGGCCGGGGAAACGGTCAATTGTCATCTTGCGGCTCTTCCCCACCTGGTTCACCCTCGCCGTCTTCCGGCGGGGGCTCATCAATCGGCGGTTGGTCCGGGGATGGTTCATCGGCAGGATCATCCAGTGGTGGGTCATCGGCCGGCGGTGGTTCTTCACGTCCGTTGCCCGGATAATCCGTGTCAAGGCTTTCTTCCGTTTGTTCCGGTTCCTGGGGCTGGGGTTCAAATACCTCCACCGGATCGGGTTCACTTGGCGCAGGTCGGCGTCCCGGCAGGCGTATCTGTGCACGCGCCGGAACGTCAACATTGAAGATCTCTTTTATCAACTTCACTCTCTGCTGCTCGTCGGGCACCATATAATAAACATCGAGTTCCCCGAGAGGTGCAAACTGGCCAATCCCTTCAAAAATATAGCTTTTGATTTTGTCCATATCTATTTCCATGCCGTAGAGTGCCAGCGCCCCTATCTGTGAAACAGTCAGGTTGGTGTCAATATTTGCATTCAGGGATTTGTAGATCTTGGGAATCTGGGTTAGCTTTCCTTTCGCTTTGAGCTGTTTGAAAGCAGCTATCAGAGCATCCTGCTGCCTGTTGGCCCTGCCCACGTCGCCTCCGATAGCCCTGAACCTGACCAGCTCCAGAAATTTCCGGCCATCCAGCAACTGGTACCCCTCGCTGACAACCAATTTGCCTTTCCCGGCCAGGTCCCTGACCGGAACATCAACATCATAGTAAACGCCCCCGATGGCATCAACGATCTCCACCAGGGCATCCATGTCCATGGCGATGTAATAATGAAGAGGAACACCACCCAGAAAATCCTGGATCGTTCTGACCGTGGTTTTGATGCCGGCCAGATGTGGCTCATCTTTACCCGGTTTCTGGTAGCCGTACATGTAAGAATGGTTGATCTTGTCATGGATGTTGCGGCCATGGACCTTCACATAGGTATCCCGGGGTATGCTGGCCATGGAAACGCCTTTGGTCTTGAAATTTATGGAGACGATCATGATCGAATCGGGACGGTAGATGGAGTAGATCCTGTCCCGCGCCTTGTTCCGGTCAAAACCAAGCAGAGCAAAATTGATGATATCCTTGTCGAAATTCTTGGCCACGGCGTTTTCCCAGTCAATGGACCCATTCTGGCCCGATGGCCTGAGAACCTTGGCCGTATCCTGAAAATAGCTGAAGAGAGCCTTTCCGCCAAAAGCTATGGCAGCAACGCAGACCAACACGATGACAATAATATTGAGCGCTTTCCTGTATTTTGCACGCAATTGTCGTCGTTGTTTGATCTTTTTCGGCGTTTTGGCATCGACAAGTTCACTTTGAATGTCTCTTTTTTGCCGATACATTCCACTGTTAACGTTCATGATCTTTCACTTTCTTTCTTTTTTCCGCTTTTTCCTGCAAAAAAAACGGTCGTGAACAAAGTTTAACAGTATTGCATTTTTGAAGGCTATTTCTTAATTTAACTTAAATAATACCGGTTACCCGATGTTATCAACGCCCCATACCCAGGTAAACAAAACCGTGTTCACTCATTTTCGTGGCAGATAGAAAATTACGCCCGTCAACAAAGACCGGGGAACGCATGCTGACACTTATCCGGGACCAGGAAACATGAAGATAAGCGTCCCAATCGGTCAAGAGAAGAAGTGCATCGCTGCCATGCGCCGCCTCCTCCACCGAGGGTACATAAATTATTTCTTGATCCGGAAAACAACGATGGTAATTGCCCATGGCTACAGGGTCATGAGCTTTCACGGTGGCACCCAGGCCAAGTAGCATCTCGATTATTTCTGCGGATGGAGACCCACGCACATCATCGGTGCCGGGCTTGAAGGCCAGGCCCAGTATCCCGACGGTGCTTCCACGCATCGTCGGCAATGTCTGTACCAGTTTTTCCACGATTCTTTCACGCTGTCGGCGGTTTACCTTTACGGCGGAAGAGACCAGAGGCATGGGAAGACTATGTTTCTTTCCGGTGTTGAGGATGGAACAAACATCCTTGGGAAAGCAACTCCCCCCCCAACCCACCCCCGCCTTCAAGAATCCGGGGGCAATTCTTCTGTCCAGACCGATTGCCCCGGCCACCTCATTGATATCCGCCCCGACTTGCTCGGCAAGCTCTGCAAACTCGTTGATAAATGAAATTTTTGTGGCCAGAAAAGCATTGGCGGCGTACTTTGACAGCTCGGCACTCGTTGCAGAGGTTGCCAGAAACGGGGGCAGTGAATAGCCTTCGGGCCGGGGAACAGCACCGGGAGGATCAAATGACTGTTCGATAATCGGGGTATAGAGACTCTGCAGCACATCCACTGCCCTGAAGTCATCGGAACCGACGACAATGCGATCCGGATAGAATGTATCTTGCAAGGCTGACCCTTCCCGCAAAAATTCCGGGTTGGACACAACGATAAAATCTGCCGAAACGCCCCTTTTATCGAGCTCCTCCCCGATAATCGCCTCCACCTTGCGGGTTGTACCGACCGGCACGGTTGATTTGTTCACCACCACCTTCAATCCGGAAGAAGGCAGCAATTTCCCGACATCATGTGCCACCTCCTCCACATACCGCAGATCCGTGCCACCAGCCGGCAGGGGTGGAGTGCCTACAGCAATGATGAACACATCGGGGGGGGCATCAATCTGCTGCAAATCCTCTGTAAAATTCATCCTCGAAGAAGTCTCCCGCAACAATTCTTCCAACCCTGCTTCGAAGATGGTGGCTTCATTGTTCCGGAGCCGATCAATTATCTGCGTGTTTTTATCAACACAGCTTACCTCGTGTCCCAGATATGCCAGGGCCAGCCCGGTGGTAAGCCCCACATAACCGGTGCCGACAATCGCCACTTTCATTTCCCATTCTCTCATTTCATCCGCACCCTTCTTCTACCCAACGACTTTCCGCCTTCCCTTTCCTGCTGCCCTTTCAGCTTCTGTCAGTTGCCTCGACCATCTTTTCCAGGCCTTCCGCAAAATCAACAACGGGGTGGTAATCGATCAATTCCCGGGCGCGCTTGATATCTGCCCGGGAATGTCTGATGTCGCCCTCCCTGGAATCTTCAAAAATCGGTTCCAGTTCCGTACCCAGGGCCACGTTCATTTTTTCAACCAGCTCCAGCAGGCTCACGCTCCTGCCGCCGGCAATGTTGATTTTTTCTCCGCCACCAACCCCGGAGGAAGCTGCCAGCAAGTTTGCACGGGCCACATCCTCGACATAAACAAAATCACGGGTCTGCTCCCCATCGCCGTACACAACGGGACGCAGACCTGCTTTCATCCTTTGCAAAAAAATGGTGATGACCCCGGAATACTCGGAATCGGGATCCTGATTGGGGCCGAAAACATTGAAATATCTCAAAATTACCGTTTCAAGGCCGCGTACATCGGAAAAATACTTGCAGTAATACTCGCAGGCATGCTTGGAAAAAGCATAGGGGCTGAGCGGTTGCGCGGGCAATGCCTCCGATAGCGGCCCATCCCCGGCATCCCCGTAAACGGATGCCGAACTGGCCATGATAACCTTTTCGACCCCCGCTTCCAGGGCGCAATTCAGAACGTTGATGGTTCCGATCACATTGTTGTATTCTGTTTCCTCCGGGGCCTCCATCGAGCGGACAACCGAAGAGAGGGCAGCCTGGTGAAAAACTATTTTCACATCTTCGAAATGCTTCCGGATTTCCGGCGCATTGATGTCAGCCCTGACAAAATCCAGGTCGCCGAAATAACCTTCAAGATTGGACCTTCTGCCCGTGGAAAGGTTATCCAGAACTCTAACCTTTTCGCCTTTTCCTACCAATTTTTTGGCTATATCGCTGCCGATAAAACCTGCCCCGCCTGTGATCAGATACATTCTTTCACCCCCGTTTGAATGAAGTAGAAAACATTTTTCAAATCCATGTGATATTTATTTGTATGCAATTTTGTGTCGACAAATAAGGGATGAGGGTTGTCGATCAACCTGTCAATATTCTCCGATCATTCGCTTCTGCACCTGTTTTTCTCCTTGAATTTCTGATCATGAAGCACGGTCGCGCATCAAAATCACTTTTATGGTCTGGAGAATTATCTTGATATCAAAAAGAGGCGAATAATTCTTGGCATAGAGAAGATCGTAGCGCAGCTTGTCTTCTATGGAAGTGCTGTAGTTGCTCATCACCTGGGCCAGCCCGGTGATCCCGGCGTTGGTGATATGGCGGTATGTGTACCCCTGTATTTCTTTTTCATATCGCTCCACAAAATAGGGCCTTTCCGGCCGCGGGCCGACCATGCTCATATCGCCCTTCAGGACATTGATCAATTGCGGCAACTCATCCATACGGGTAGGCCTCAAAAGACGCCCCATACGGGTTACACGCGGATCGTCCTTGTAGGACTGTATTGGCCCGGTGGACGCCTCTGCATTGTGCTTCATGGTCCTGAATTTGTATATTTTGAATTGCCTGCCCTTTCTGCCGATCCTTTTCTGCGTGTAAAAGACCGGGCCGGGCGAATCGATTTTGATGGCCAGGGAAATAAGAAGGAAAAAGGGGAAAAACAACACCAATCCCAAACAGCTGGCAGCAATATCCATAAGGCGCTTGATTTGCTTTCGACCGGGGTTGTTGATCGTGTCGATTTTCAGAACGGGAATATCGTCGATCTGGTCAAGCGCGGCCTGTGAAAGCATGATCTCGTAGATGCTGGGAATGATAAGAGATTCCCATCCACGTGAAAGGCCACCCCGCACAACGGACTCCCGCACCGGGTCGGGAACCTCTCCGGAAACAATCACGGTGTCTGGCCGGTACCTGTTGCATATCTCCTTGACCTCATCAAAAGCACCCAGGTGGGGGAAATTGCCACGGGGTTTATCTTCCCTGTTCCTGGTAACAATTCCTATAACTATTTCATGGTCTCCCGTCAATTTTTCAAGCAAAAAGTCCGCCTCTTCCCCGGGGGCAACACAGATAATCTTCCTTGGCGGACATCTTGAAATCTCGATCTTCAGCATTATCCAGCGCCAGGTGCCAAGTGTGATCACCTGCACGATGGCGGCAATAAAAAAAACACTGCGGGGGAAACTGAATCCCTGGATCATGTAGGAAATGGAAATGGTAAAAAGCATCAGGATACCGATGGAAACAACAAGAGAAGCCAGCACCTCGCTCCATTTCTGTTTCAACGTGTGGTAGAGGCCATAAAAATTGAAAAGTAGAACCGCCAGCACCGAAACAAAAGGAATCATGATCAGGTA
This genomic interval carries:
- a CDS encoding GtrA family protein; translated protein: MKDELPVKLSARQNVIQIIKFTLFSASAGIIEFTTFTILFSVVRLVYWPSYLVALVLSVLYNFTLNRHFTFKSAANVPIAMLKVAGFYLVFTPLSTWWGDALTKLGWNEYVVLLGTMLVNLTTEYLFCRFVVYRKTMNTNILGQKEMEKLKKRHCG
- a CDS encoding nitroreductase, which produces MDVLKALQSRRSIRRFRKDEVKEEILGLVLDAARVAPSWKNMQCWRFIVVRDEVKKKALSESLHDSNPAVRAIAEAPVVIVLCADPAASGQIDGKEYYLLDAGIAMQQLMLAAHAQGLGTCWVAWFDEEKARAVCSVPLPYKVVAMTPLGVGDREPPARPRKKLEEIVFKEKWGAPLY
- a CDS encoding S8 family serine peptidase — its product is MKRAHQRFKAVLLLCMFLLLPSPGVIAEGTEHARIILNDTAYISPEIAASVVNEPGKPVEALILLKEQADTHGTAKMARNLMERTLRIPADRQQIKSFCRKAVVRSLQDVAESTQGPLLGHLNLEKLLGRVINLKSFYIVNMIYIEAHPAVIVALSKNPAVKSILPNTSFELQESEIAGKAIPAEEIAPSAQTVEWNIRRIRADEVWEQFEVTGEGVVVGVIDSGAYWQHPALKTKYRGYNPDNPSKPDNEYNWYDAVYGTSAPNDCLNSSHGTHVTGIIVASTATNIYGAAPGARWIAANAFKTDGSSSPLYCIDAAQYMLAPRSEGGLPDPSMAPDILNCSWGMVPDGEQTLDEWFRPMVLNLRSAGILPVFAAGNAKNPPARASSIHSPAMYPESLSVAAVNNQNVRASFSNRGPAIHYPGVIKPDISAPGVGIYSTFKNGNYGSKDGTSMATPHIAGTAALILSYRPTLAVDELEDMIRETAIPLTGGADTDSPNHGYGYGLVDAYAAIKALGWIKDPNLEAAIREELGIPESKDITIEDLEELSMLIATGKGIKNLDGLQYAINLEQIDLSGNEITDIAPLVSNSNSGGLGHGDEVDLRNNYLDLSEGSRAREDIDALEANGVDVMYDPQKQPILGKMSPPEWDGRKIKWNKINFADHYRLKLYKDNIEVFSKILNNESPAEYDMAGKIDDSGHGHYTATIQAGGDGNPWITGEPSDHSAKLKIIAVPDANLENLLKIITGIDKGGISDTDMAGLTQINYTDKNKKISDLTGIEYAVNLVYIKLTDQNIGNISPLASLTNLLYLNLDNNNISDIFPLVINSDAGGFKTGGDKPKISLKNNCLSLDSSGQTMNYINLLVERGIEVDYIPQRKIAVDSVTLDRETLELMQGDTAVLLATIHPQNASNKEVTWSTKNSAVARVDQFGKVEAIGSGTTKITVKSEDGGHEAICTVDVSPVANNGDPLKVTFHDPADNERDVPINKIVTVVFNKDIKQGGNYDGIMLKEINQPDQAIALTKEIEGRKIFLTPVEKLKYGNTIYELSFPVGAVEDSTGKKNPAFEISFETPRWPIRVESVSLNASHLKLFCGGATATLVPIVKPDHASDWECRWESSNPETATVTSDRARNGIITPLGTGSTYITAIISDQGDEHRATCIVDAIKFGDVNGDGKVEVGDAIILLRHIVGLNTLTGPYELAGKVNGEPEISVSDAISVLRYIVQLISQFPAEVEMCN
- a CDS encoding SH3 domain-containing protein, with the protein product MKSFHVFRNAFAILSIFCLAFLPLATLSADAPGEYACGDVNRDGSIDVSDAILLLQSIVGITDLDEEQRALADVYRDGAVDVNDVITILRHVVQIVEELPVDPPPPPPPGPDPEPAHVPDHRVKSNGYLYGLDYAKAEVPIIAAPDSLPVGDYIVKDDYTFYLIDGSRLINKGRFYYMERLPYAIMRLDVPADPQVTATFLQNRAASRRADSPFRYLGSDFIRAQETWGVNALYLMAHAALESAWGTSRIARDKNNIYGYKAYDSDPYNYAGTFRSVPDCIIYVSGYIRSAYLSEGGQYFHGPNLDGMNTRYATDPMWRVKIANIMESLLPHSQYHMLQKTYNGGRVCNVDARSHLNVRSGAGTGHDVVTTLENGTEVTILGMVRLSNGQNWYKLKVPGHEGWAHGYYVELTTQPRGAVFLDEWYRTDRPPSTLNVCSAPSTASQVKDSLDFGTRIIIEKIQTGNNDLWYKINYEGGSGDCWILGKYAIIDW
- a CDS encoding LCP family protein produces the protein MNVNSGMYRQKRDIQSELVDAKTPKKIKQRRQLRAKYRKALNIIVIVLVCVAAIAFGGKALFSYFQDTAKVLRPSGQNGSIDWENAVAKNFDKDIINFALLGFDRNKARDRIYSIYRPDSIMIVSINFKTKGVSMASIPRDTYVKVHGRNIHDKINHSYMYGYQKPGKDEPHLAGIKTTVRTIQDFLGGVPLHYYIAMDMDALVEIVDAIGGVYYDVDVPVRDLAGKGKLVVSEGYQLLDGRKFLELVRFRAIGGDVGRANRQQDALIAAFKQLKAKGKLTQIPKIYKSLNANIDTNLTVSQIGALALYGMEIDMDKIKSYIFEGIGQFAPLGELDVYYMVPDEQQRVKLIKEIFNVDVPARAQIRLPGRRPAPSEPDPVEVFEPQPQEPEQTEESLDTDYPGNGREEPPPADDPPLDDPADEPSPDQPPIDEPPPEDGEGEPGGEEPQDDN